Proteins from one bacterium genomic window:
- a CDS encoding DUF433 domain-containing protein: MYERIVINPKVCHGQACIKGTCIPVHQIMRMLANGDTIEELLQEYPSLKGDDILACFDYVASLAEEQVTPLDGLVGNL, from the coding sequence ATGTACGAGCGTATCGTAATTAATCCCAAAGTTTGCCACGGCCAGGCATGTATCAAAGGAACATGCATCCCTGTCCATCAGATCATGCGGATGTTGGCTAATGGAGATACCATTGAGGAACTCCTCCAAGAATATCCATCACTGAAAGGTGATGATATCCTTGCTTGTTTTGACTATGTTGCCTCATTAGCCGAAGAGCAGGTAACACCCCTCGATGGGCTGGTAGGCAACTTATGA
- a CDS encoding ABC transporter ATP-binding protein, producing the protein MTCLFGYTGSGKSLTLKTIAGLIKPDSGYIGLNNTTFFDSERRIDIPPQKRDIGFVFQNNTLFPHMTVYQNILYGLSGTENNKKERIGDILKIFRLDSLENRYPHQISGGQQQRTAIARAVIRGPKLLLLDEPFNSLDYAVKIKMYQSIRILREYFNIPIILVTHDMDELLRLADWIVLYNEGRVEQEGTPEEIFLMPKNRVSARLVGTKNILDGEVLGIQDGMAEILTEKITLFASVKNMANRLKTGDKVICCIRPEHISCVADGASIESPRTYENKRINVIAGSVVDFMRNAASYDVFFRLEGRSYNPENDGYDIELKMGVEDFMNMGLVKGEKATITINENMVYLIETVKGMNME; encoded by the coding sequence ATAACCTGTTTGTTTGGCTACACCGGTTCCGGCAAGTCTCTTACCCTGAAGACAATCGCTGGATTGATTAAGCCTGATTCCGGTTATATAGGTCTTAATAATACAACATTTTTCGATTCAGAGAGGCGTATCGACATCCCTCCACAAAAACGGGATATAGGTTTTGTTTTCCAAAATAATACGCTCTTTCCGCACATGACAGTTTATCAAAACATTCTCTACGGTCTGTCCGGCACGGAGAATAATAAGAAAGAGAGAATCGGAGATATCCTGAAAATTTTTAGACTGGACTCCCTGGAAAATAGATATCCACATCAAATATCGGGAGGGCAGCAGCAAAGAACGGCTATTGCACGGGCTGTTATCAGAGGTCCAAAGCTTTTACTTCTTGATGAGCCGTTTAATTCTCTCGACTATGCGGTCAAGATAAAGATGTACCAAAGTATCCGCATATTAAGAGAATATTTCAATATACCGATAATACTGGTGACCCATGACATGGATGAACTCCTCCGCCTGGCCGATTGGATCGTTTTATACAACGAAGGCCGCGTTGAACAGGAAGGGACACCGGAAGAAATTTTCCTGATGCCCAAAAACAGAGTATCGGCCAGACTTGTCGGCACGAAAAACATCCTGGATGGAGAAGTATTGGGTATACAGGATGGAATGGCTGAGATACTGACGGAAAAAATTACCTTGTTCGCTTCGGTAAAGAATATGGCCAATAGGCTGAAAACAGGAGATAAAGTAATTTGTTGCATCAGACCTGAGCATATTTCGTGTGTAGCCGATGGGGCATCAATTGAGAGCCCTCGAACATATGAGAATAAACGGATAAATGTGATTGCCGGATCCGTGGTGGACTTCATGAGAAATGCTGCATCATACGATGTCTTTTTCAGGCTTGAGGGCAGGAGTTACAACCCGGAAAATGACGGCTATGACATTGAGTTGAAAATGGGAGTTGAGGATTTTATGAATATGGGGCTGGTTAAAGGGGAAAAAGCGACTATAACGATTAACGAAAACATGGTCTATCTTATAGAAACAGTCAAGGGAATGAACATGGAGTAA
- the nuoE gene encoding NADH-quinone oxidoreductase subunit NuoE, whose translation MSGITPAYQNTIVTDDQKREDLLNIINRYENIPGSLITVLSHAQRMFGYLPTEILYDISSGLKTPLSIVMGVVTFYSYFSTTPKGKYTIKVCKGTACHVKGNKDVLQAIQNRLKITDGETTEDLKFSLETVSCLGACALAPVMMINDEYHGKLTAQKVNEILNQLVEN comes from the coding sequence ATGAGTGGTATTACTCCTGCATATCAAAATACCATTGTGACCGATGATCAAAAGAGAGAAGATTTATTAAATATAATAAACAGGTATGAGAATATACCAGGTTCTCTGATTACGGTTTTGAGTCATGCTCAACGAATGTTCGGCTATCTTCCAACAGAAATATTATATGATATCTCTTCAGGATTGAAAACCCCGCTGAGTATCGTTATGGGTGTTGTCACATTTTACTCATATTTTTCCACTACTCCGAAGGGGAAATATACCATCAAAGTCTGTAAGGGGACAGCGTGTCACGTAAAAGGCAACAAAGACGTACTCCAGGCCATTCAAAACAGACTGAAAATTACGGATGGGGAAACCACCGAGGATTTGAAATTTTCCCTGGAGACCGTTTCCTGTTTAGGGGCTTGTGCTTTGGCTCCGGTGATGATGATTAACGATGAGTATCATGGCAAACTGACAGCCCAGAAGGTGAACGAGATTTTAAACCAGCTAGTGGAAAATTGA
- the modA gene encoding molybdate ABC transporter substrate-binding protein, producing the protein MDDHTNHALCMVLLIVVVLTVTASNLWAAQILVSAAMSLKDAFTEIARDFEKKYPQDKILLNFGSSGQLQKQIEQGAQADVFASASVNELNSLEKKGLIINTTRWTFARNSLVIISYHKIKAIDDLAQDGFEKLTIGDPGTVPAGKYAQEALEHYKMYDKVKNKIIFAENVRQVLDYVVRKEVDAGIVFTTDALTVKDPALTVLALDAKSHEKIEYPMAVIKGTKEEGTARLFTDFIASETASAILKRYGFILP; encoded by the coding sequence ATGGATGACCACACAAACCATGCCTTATGTATGGTCCTTTTGATAGTTGTGGTGCTCACGGTAACCGCCAGCAACCTGTGGGCTGCACAAATTCTGGTTTCTGCGGCCATGAGCCTGAAAGATGCTTTCACGGAAATTGCGCGGGATTTTGAAAAAAAATATCCCCAGGACAAAATTCTTTTGAACTTCGGCTCTTCCGGTCAACTTCAAAAGCAAATAGAGCAGGGAGCGCAGGCGGATGTATTTGCCAGTGCATCGGTGAACGAGCTCAATTCTCTTGAGAAGAAAGGGCTTATCATCAATACTACCCGGTGGACATTTGCCCGAAATTCGCTGGTTATTATTTCTTACCATAAAATCAAAGCCATAGATGACCTAGCACAAGATGGATTTGAAAAATTAACTATCGGTGACCCAGGTACTGTCCCGGCAGGTAAATATGCACAAGAGGCCCTCGAACACTACAAAATGTACGACAAGGTGAAGAACAAGATTATTTTTGCCGAAAATGTCAGGCAGGTTCTTGACTATGTCGTAAGAAAAGAGGTGGATGCCGGTATCGTTTTTACAACCGATGCCCTGACTGTTAAAGATCCTGCTTTGACTGTTCTGGCTCTGGATGCCAAATCTCATGAGAAAATAGAATACCCAATGGCAGTAATCAAGGGGACGAAAGAAGAGGGCACCGCCAGATTGTTTACCGATTTTATTGCCTCAGAGACCGCCTCCGCTATTTTAAAAAGATATGGATTCATACTTCCCTGA
- the modB gene encoding molybdate ABC transporter permease subunit yields MIETNDLFALALSLKVAIVATALNVIIGIPVAYILAKKKFFGKTLLEALITLPLVLPPTVVGFYLLVLVGRNGFIGRIVYDMFHVSIVFTWYAAALAAQVVSMPLMVRASKAAIATVDPEFENASYTLGKSKLDTIFKVTLPLAKKGIIAGIVLAFCRALGEFGATIMVAGNIPGKTTTMPIAIYSAFYASENRRLHFGVAILTIMSFAATFIVNGMEEKGVLQHIKS; encoded by the coding sequence ATGATTGAGACAAATGATTTATTTGCATTGGCATTATCGCTGAAAGTAGCGATTGTAGCAACGGCCCTCAATGTCATCATCGGTATTCCAGTCGCTTACATTCTTGCAAAAAAGAAATTCTTTGGGAAAACGCTGTTAGAAGCACTTATCACGCTGCCTCTAGTGCTTCCTCCGACTGTGGTAGGATTCTATCTGCTGGTTTTAGTAGGGAGGAATGGATTCATCGGGCGTATCGTATACGATATGTTTCATGTATCGATTGTCTTTACCTGGTATGCGGCAGCATTGGCAGCACAAGTAGTATCAATGCCCTTGATGGTGCGGGCTTCGAAAGCCGCGATAGCAACCGTAGATCCAGAATTTGAGAACGCCTCATATACACTCGGTAAATCCAAGCTTGATACGATATTCAAGGTGACCCTTCCCCTGGCGAAAAAGGGAATTATTGCCGGTATTGTGTTGGCCTTTTGCCGGGCATTAGGAGAATTCGGAGCAACGATAATGGTAGCAGGCAATATTCCGGGGAAAACCACGACCATGCCGATTGCGATCTATTCTGCCTTTTATGCTTCGGAAAACCGGAGGCTCCATTTCGGAGTGGCGATTTTGACTATCATGTCTTTCGCGGCTACATTTATCGTTAACGGAATGGAGGAAAAAGGTGTCCTGCAGCATATTAAAAGTTAA
- the fdhF gene encoding formate dehydrogenase subunit alpha, which produces MIKLTIDGQEVWAENGDTILSAARSVNIHIPTLCHFQGQLPEAACRVCLVEANVLGGVKLVASCSTPVIQNMVVNTSTEKVLKTRKFALELLLSEGNHDCITCEANGECELQELAYQYGVNNTNLRYTGAKRERAIDDSSPFIVRDSSKCILCNRCVVACHNRGGHGILFRNSRGFATDIVSDDCLLHESGCVACGECIQACPVGALYEKKRVGMGRSWELKKVNTTCPYCGVGCQLTVHVNERENKPVRVTGRYVEPNDGMLCVKGRFAYDFPLSENRIKSPSIKKDGKQVEVSWDEALDYTAARLREIREKYGPDSYAAVSCARSTNENNYAMMKFTRAVIGTNNIDHCARTUHAPTVAGLATTFGSGAMTNSIQEIRDAKVIFAIGTNTTEAHPVISYYMKQAVKKGAILIVNDPRKIDLCNFATIHVQHKIGTDVAYLNGLMNIIVRNGWYDAEFIQERCENWEEMKQVINNYPPEKVAKICGLSVELMYEVARIISTNKPMTLCYTLGITEHTSGTDNVKTCANLQMLLGNLGKYASGVNPLRGQNNVQGACDMGALPNVYHSYQSVTDPQSKAKFEKAWNREGLSDKVGLKLPTMLTSCLDGSIRAFFCYGENLVMTEPHMGHTRKCLDAVDFFIVADIFFNQTTPYADVIFPCTSWAEEEGTYTNSERRVQRVRPFLKPHKNQRELWWIVNELAKRLGYDMGFSSSNSVWEEARRLGTIIHGITWERCEEVGIQWPCPSIDHPGTPILHKDKFSRGKGLFSPAEWRPQAEQPDEEYPFILSTGRRLWHYHTTQTRNAKGFNDIFGEEYIEISFADARGLGLQTGDYVEVCSRRGAVKTRAWVTNRSPRGVLWMSFHFFEACANMLTIDAYDPVTETAEFKACAVKIAKISSAPLEIKRERQARP; this is translated from the coding sequence ATGATAAAGCTGACAATTGATGGTCAAGAAGTATGGGCTGAAAACGGCGATACCATTCTTTCTGCCGCCCGGAGTGTAAATATCCATATCCCCACTCTGTGTCATTTTCAAGGTCAGTTGCCTGAAGCTGCGTGCAGGGTATGTCTTGTGGAAGCCAATGTTTTGGGGGGAGTAAAACTCGTTGCCTCCTGCTCTACCCCGGTTATTCAGAATATGGTTGTCAACACCTCAACGGAGAAGGTTCTCAAAACAAGAAAATTCGCTTTGGAACTTTTGCTTTCGGAAGGAAACCATGACTGCATAACCTGTGAGGCAAATGGAGAGTGCGAGCTTCAGGAATTGGCCTACCAGTATGGCGTTAATAATACCAATTTGAGATATACCGGTGCCAAAAGGGAAAGGGCTATTGATGATTCGAGCCCCTTTATTGTTCGCGACAGCTCGAAATGCATTTTATGCAATCGATGTGTCGTAGCCTGCCATAACAGGGGAGGGCATGGCATACTGTTCAGAAATAGCCGTGGGTTTGCAACCGACATAGTTTCGGATGACTGTCTTTTGCATGAGAGCGGCTGTGTTGCCTGCGGAGAGTGCATTCAGGCCTGCCCGGTAGGTGCTTTATATGAGAAAAAAAGAGTGGGAATGGGACGGTCGTGGGAGTTGAAAAAGGTGAACACAACCTGCCCTTACTGCGGGGTCGGCTGTCAGTTGACCGTCCATGTCAACGAAAGAGAAAACAAGCCGGTCAGAGTCACCGGAAGGTATGTCGAGCCAAACGATGGAATGCTGTGTGTGAAGGGAAGATTTGCCTACGATTTCCCTCTCAGTGAGAACAGAATAAAGAGCCCCTCCATCAAGAAAGATGGGAAACAGGTTGAAGTAAGCTGGGATGAAGCTCTGGATTATACTGCCGCGAGGCTCAGGGAAATACGAGAAAAATACGGTCCTGATTCTTATGCTGCAGTCAGTTGTGCCCGAAGTACCAACGAAAATAATTACGCCATGATGAAATTTACCCGCGCGGTGATCGGTACGAACAATATCGATCACTGCGCCCGTACCTGACACGCCCCGACTGTTGCCGGTCTGGCAACTACATTCGGGTCAGGTGCAATGACCAATTCAATACAGGAAATCCGGGATGCAAAAGTTATCTTTGCTATCGGCACGAACACCACCGAGGCACATCCGGTTATTTCCTATTATATGAAACAGGCAGTAAAAAAGGGTGCCATTTTAATTGTGAATGATCCCCGCAAGATAGATCTTTGTAACTTTGCCACTATCCATGTCCAGCATAAGATCGGGACCGATGTTGCCTATTTAAACGGTCTTATGAACATCATTGTCAGAAATGGATGGTACGATGCGGAATTTATTCAAGAGCGCTGCGAGAATTGGGAGGAAATGAAACAGGTTATCAATAATTATCCTCCTGAGAAGGTGGCGAAAATTTGCGGCCTGTCAGTCGAACTTATGTATGAAGTGGCCAGGATAATCAGTACCAATAAACCCATGACCCTCTGCTATACGCTGGGAATTACCGAGCACACTAGCGGCACCGATAATGTCAAGACTTGCGCCAACCTGCAGATGCTGTTGGGAAACCTGGGTAAGTATGCAAGCGGCGTCAATCCCCTGCGCGGGCAAAACAACGTGCAGGGTGCCTGTGATATGGGGGCTCTCCCCAATGTTTACCATAGCTATCAAAGCGTGACCGATCCCCAGAGCAAGGCCAAATTTGAAAAAGCCTGGAACAGGGAAGGACTGTCAGATAAAGTCGGGCTGAAATTACCGACCATGCTCACAAGCTGCCTTGATGGCTCGATCAGGGCCTTTTTCTGTTACGGCGAAAATCTGGTAATGACCGAACCACATATGGGCCATACAAGGAAGTGTCTGGATGCAGTGGACTTTTTCATTGTGGCGGACATATTTTTTAATCAGACCACACCCTATGCCGATGTTATTTTCCCGTGTACCAGTTGGGCCGAGGAAGAGGGGACGTATACCAACTCCGAGCGAAGGGTCCAGAGGGTAAGGCCATTCCTGAAGCCGCATAAGAACCAGCGGGAGCTCTGGTGGATTGTCAACGAGCTTGCCAAAAGGCTTGGGTACGATATGGGATTCAGTTCAAGCAACTCGGTTTGGGAGGAGGCGCGCAGACTGGGCACAATCATTCACGGCATAACCTGGGAGCGGTGTGAAGAGGTAGGGATCCAATGGCCATGTCCGTCGATAGATCATCCGGGTACCCCAATTTTGCACAAAGACAAGTTTTCCCGCGGGAAAGGGCTTTTTTCTCCTGCGGAATGGAGACCACAGGCAGAGCAGCCTGATGAAGAATACCCCTTCATCTTGTCTACGGGCCGGCGGTTATGGCATTACCATACCACCCAGACCAGAAATGCCAAAGGCTTCAATGATATTTTCGGTGAAGAATATATCGAGATCAGCTTTGCAGATGCCAGGGGATTAGGGCTGCAAACAGGTGATTATGTTGAGGTATGTTCACGGAGGGGGGCTGTCAAGACCAGAGCCTGGGTGACGAATCGCTCGCCACGAGGGGTTTTGTGGATGTCCTTCCATTTCTTCGAGGCATGTGCCAATATGTTAACTATAGATGCATACGACCCGGTTACTGAAACCGCGGAGTTTAAGGCATGTGCTGTTAAGATTGCTAAAATTTCAAGCGCTCCTTTGGAAATCAAGCGGGAAAGACAGGCGCGGCCATAA
- a CDS encoding formylmethanofuran dehydrogenase subunit E family protein codes for MDYIRKVDSELMAKLEKFHGALVPGLLIGAYMVELAYEKLSDDARMIDAVVESKKCIADAVQVMTSCTLGNGWLKVYDWGIFAITLYDKKSKKGVRVYLDVKKLPKESITYKWFFREVDKDSHEEVNKELLVFKKEIFSHEYVQVEIKKKERARVSLCARCGYPFLSEGSNECISCREGSTYYLKVS; via the coding sequence ATGGACTATATTCGAAAGGTTGATAGTGAGCTCATGGCAAAACTTGAGAAATTTCATGGAGCGCTCGTTCCTGGCCTGCTCATAGGTGCTTATATGGTGGAGCTTGCCTATGAGAAGCTTAGCGATGATGCCCGGATGATAGACGCTGTAGTGGAATCGAAAAAGTGTATTGCAGATGCCGTTCAGGTAATGACCTCCTGCACGTTAGGGAATGGTTGGCTGAAAGTCTACGATTGGGGGATATTTGCCATCACGCTCTATGATAAAAAAAGTAAAAAAGGGGTCAGGGTTTACCTCGATGTAAAAAAATTACCCAAAGAATCAATAACATATAAATGGTTTTTTCGAGAAGTCGACAAAGATTCACATGAAGAAGTGAACAAGGAACTGTTAGTATTCAAAAAGGAAATATTTTCCCACGAATATGTTCAGGTCGAGATAAAGAAGAAGGAACGTGCCAGGGTAAGTCTCTGTGCACGATGCGGATACCCTTTTCTGAGTGAAGGGAGTAATGAATGTATAAGCTGTCGCGAAGGATCAACCTATTACCTGAAAGTCTCATAA